CTATGCCACACTGTAGTTGCTGATCTAATCTGCTTTTTGCCTTTCTGCTGTAGGCTATGATTTGCAATTTTAACAATATCCTTTACTTTGAACCGTTTGTATACATGATAGGGTTGTGTCTCCGTCCATGGTACGTTGCTTTTACCTCAATAGCTTTTGAGACAACCGTTTCATCATCACTATCCAACATGGATGGCCTTCCAACATTTTTTCCACACCCTCATCTTTTTAAACAGTTAGATTCTAACAGTTGCTCTGCTTGTCTTTTACGCATTTGGTTTAGtttgtagttttcttttctcGCACTGGCTCAAGTAGTGTCTTGTATTCCAGAGATCTGTCCATATCTATCTCCAGCTGTTCTCGAAGATCATCCACCATATCTTTTTTCCAAATGCCTTCTTTGCATTTAATCTTGGCTTCAGTATTCTTAACCAAGGTTGTGTAGATCTGACAATGATCTGTTTGATCCTGGTAGCACTCTTGCAACTTTGCAATCCCACTCCGAGTCTATAGATGACAACATGGCTTTCAATAGCTCAGCAGTCAAAGGCAGTTGAATGTCAGCTTGTGTGGGTTTCAGTTCTTTTGCGAGTAAATCAAGCAGCATGTGCAAATCGCAATCATCAGATCTTAGGATAATAAAGCGCTCACTTCTGACCAATGTTGCAATGATAACACACAATCCATGTTGTAGTTGCAAAAGAGCTCTCTGGGAATATTCTTCATCGTATTGACCACCTGTCTCAGCATGGTATTGAGGATCGTACCCTTTAAAGGTTTCAAACGCTTCCTTGAATGTAAGCCAGGACTTAGTGCGCTCTTTTCCATCATTGCATACATAAGTTGCTGTTAATTCTTCCCCCACTCCAATAAGTCTCCTCAGTTTTATGCTTTCAGTTGCCTGATCATGCACTCAATATGAACCCTTGATGTTGCAACTCGTCTTGTGGCAGTCGATGCTCGTGCAGATACATTACCCTTGCGCATCATCAGGGGTGCAATTAGTACAGTGTTATGTAAAGCCAAAAGATCTTGGATGTTACAGCCCTTATCAGCCATTACAGGGTCACTTGGGTTCAGTTTTTCAGGGAAACCAATGACATTTATAATCTCCTTGTCGCTGATACTTCCACTGTACAATTTtgagacaaaattaaaatgcaaaataGGAGATATTAAAATAAGTAACTTAAATGTATTTGAGGACTTGTATTGACTATAGGTAGATCTTTGGCTAGAAGGTTTACCTGGTTTTTCAATGTAGAATTCTGTACAATCTATTATTGCTCTCAGATTTTTAAAGCAATCCTTTTTGAAGCAATTTTGTTTGGATATCTCTTTCAATTCCTCCTTTGTTGAGAAAGGTAAAAGAAACCCCAACTccttttcaagaaataaaatccAAGTTATAAAATTCTGCTTCCAGTCCCAGTAGTAATACCAAAGATATCACACAGGATTTCAAGACTTGCGTTCCTTCTCAGTCTAACGAGAGTAAACACAAATTGTTCTTTGGCTGTCAGCTTGGCcagctgttttcttttctggaaAAGAGTGTAATAACATACCATATAACAAGCGCATTGTTGTTTTGGGCTTGCATGGCTACACTGGGACTAGATAACAGATTTATAAGTCAAGAAAACTAGTATCTGAAATAGACTACCTCGATGTACTTGTCCTGGAGCTTTCCAGTCTTTGCAATTTCGTGAACCTTTCCATACGTTCATGCGCTGACTCTTTTCTTTGACTTCATCGTAAATTAGGTTAAGACAATCCTCGGTCATACCTGCAATATCAGAGATCAGATGATGGAATAACTGCTCTGCCGATGCTTCATTGCTTCGTTGGAAGGGTCATTCACgtaaatttcatttgtttttatgTTCGTTTCCAAGTGTATTTAGAGTGAGTGTACCTGTGTAGTTGTTGGTTTTCCGCGGGTCCATGACTTTCTTCATAAATAAAGTCTTCATCAGTTTGTCAGTACCTGACGTCTAGGATATAGTTtatcaaaaaaaatttttcaaaaatcgCTATGTCAGTGTTAAGCATAAATTGAGGGTAAATAATTTAGGTGCAAACCTTTATGAAAATGCGTTAAACGTTGAAGATGCCTTACTTGGGTAGCGCATTCTCTCAGCATCTTTTTTTATCAGTTTGTGTGTCACGGTCAACATTGGAGTCGAATGGTTCAGGAAACTGGTCGACGATCTGCTCCTCCGTTTTTTGTAAGCCTTCGATTTCAGCTTCTTGTACACTAACAACTGACTCTAAGGACAGATCTAAAAGGGTCCCGGTAGCTTCGTGTTCCTCTCTTGATTTACCAGTACGGCTATGAAGGGTCAATAGGGTTTTTGCTGCAGATCGTTCAAGGCAAATTTTCTTCCTTCTGTCTCTGTCTGCTTCACGTTCATCAGATGGTTTTCGTTTGCGATTGAGTCGCATCACCTACGCACAGCATGCAATATTCCAAATGACAAATTAAATAGTGTTGTAAACAGAAAAATCTACAGCCTTACCTTCTCTTTACTGGCAACAGCTGATATTGGATCGGGATACTGCTTTGTAGGACCATTTGCACCAACAAAGTGTATACTGCAAATGTAACTATCCTGCGTACAAACGATTCAGCCACCGCGATGACATGCAGTAATCCACCTTTGCCGTCTCTCATTTTGTCTAAAGCCTGGTTGCCATACGTTTGCATCAATCGCAGAGTTCATTGTGTTAAGATCATTGCGATCATTAAAACTGGATGGTTTCCAAATGATCACAGCGATCGCAAGGAAAAGTAGGGTTGGAATGGGTCCAATAAACAAACCAAGCTCGAATTTGGCGCAAACATTTGAAAGTTGGCAGCCGCAAATCAAAGACGTGCTCTTCAGGCGTGCTACGTTCTTATTCTCGCTGTTCTGAAGCGAGGTaggaaggaaaagagaaaaCCCCGACTTTGGGTGAGAAGTATCTTCCAGAAAAGAGAGGAACTTGGAGCTTTTCACACTTTGGCGCAGGAGCTATGGCTTGACGATAGAGAATATTTCTATAGGtgaacaaaatgttttaaattgaaatagaaTTAAGTATTCGTGCTTGTTCGGCATTTCCGTCGTTTAAAATGCAATAAACTTATTCTTTGAACAAAAAAGGTACACAGGGATGTCACCTGAAAGATTACAGCATCTTTTAACCCTAGTTGGACCAGTCATCGCAAAGAAGCCATGCAGATCACGGAAACCAATCCCAGCCGCCAAAAGATTGATGGTTACTTTAAGATACCTTGCTACCGGGGATTCCCAGCAGTCACAGTCCTTTACATTCAGGATCGGAAGAGCAACAATCTCCAATATACTAAGAGAAACATTACAAGCAATATGGGATGCACTTAACAAAGCATATTTAGCTCCACCGTCAAACACAGAAGATTGGATTCATATTGCAGAGAAATATGAAGAAGAATGCAATTTCCCACATTGCTTGGGTGCCATCGACGGGAAACATATAATGATCGAATGCCCCGCAAATGCAGGATCAGCTTACTACAATTACAAAAATTTTCACAGCATTGTATTGCTAAAAATATGCGGTGCAAATTACTGTTTCAGTTTCGTTCACATTGGGGCATATGGGGGTTCAAAAGGTACCAGTGTATTAGCAAGCTCTTTATACGGTTCAGCCTTTGATACAATCCCTTCAACTTTAAATTTGCCAGTGCCAGCTAAATGTGGAAGTAAAATGTTTTCATATGTATTATTGGGAGATGATATTTTTCTTCTCAAACCCTGGTTGATGAAGCCTTATCCAGGCAAACACCTGGATGAAGCCCAACGGGTGTACAATTATAGGCTATCAAGAGCTAGACGAACAGTTGAGAATGCATTTGGCATTCTTACTGCTAAATGGAGAATCTTAAGAAGGGCAATAAAAGCAAATGTAGATTTGGTAGATAAAATCGCTAAGGCTTGTGTATGTCTCCACAATTACCTGCAGTTGACAGACAATGCTAGATACATTCCAGCTGGCTTTGTGGACAGTG
This window of the Acropora muricata isolate sample 2 chromosome 14, ASM3666990v1, whole genome shotgun sequence genome carries:
- the LOC136897787 gene encoding uncharacterized protein, with protein sequence MSPERLQHLLTLVGPVIAKKPCRSRKPIPAAKRLMVTLRYLATGDSQQSQSFTFRIGRATISNILRETLQAIWDALNKAYLAPPSNTEDWIHIAEKYEEECNFPHCLGAIDGKHIMIECPANAGSAYYNYKNFHSIVLLKICGANYCFSFVHIGAYGGSKGTSVLASSLYGSAFDTIPSTLNLPVPAKCGSKMFSYVLLGDDIFLLKPWLMKPYPGKHLDEAQRVYNYRLSRARRTVENAFGILTAKWRILRRAIKANVDLVDKIAKACVCLHNYLQLTDNARYIPAGFVDSEDSSGNIIPGNWRNAAEADKGLRNLHRISGNRYTYEAGSSRSDFKDYLNNEG